From Pseudomonas hefeiensis, one genomic window encodes:
- the rhtA gene encoding threonine/homoserine exporter RhtA, producing MTLPHRSLATTLYPVALLLIAMASIQSGASLAKSMFPVVGAQGTTTLRLIFASLIMLLLLRPWRAKLSAQSLRTVIVYGMALGGMNFLFYMSLQTVPLGIAVALEFTGPLAVAIYASRRAIDFLWIALAITGLLLLIPTGASSSGIDLVGAGYALGAGFCWALYILFGQKAGADNGVQTAALGVMIAALFVAPIGIVHAGAALLTPSLIPIAIGVAILSTALPYTLEMISLTRMPARTFGTLMSIEPAFGALSGLVFLQEYLSLAQWAAIGCIILASVGATLTMGSAAKPAIAVD from the coding sequence ATGACTCTCCCACATCGCAGCCTGGCAACCACCCTTTACCCGGTCGCCCTTCTATTGATTGCCATGGCATCCATCCAGTCGGGAGCTTCACTTGCCAAAAGCATGTTCCCGGTCGTGGGCGCACAAGGCACTACAACGCTGCGGCTTATCTTTGCCAGTCTCATCATGCTGTTGTTGCTGCGGCCATGGCGCGCCAAGCTCTCGGCTCAATCCCTGCGCACCGTAATCGTCTATGGGATGGCGTTAGGCGGCATGAACTTTCTTTTCTATATGTCGCTGCAAACGGTTCCGCTGGGAATTGCCGTGGCACTGGAATTTACTGGTCCTCTGGCGGTTGCCATTTACGCTTCGCGTCGGGCCATCGACTTTCTCTGGATTGCCCTGGCGATCACCGGCCTGCTTCTATTGATACCGACTGGAGCCTCCAGCAGCGGCATTGACCTGGTCGGCGCCGGTTATGCCCTGGGTGCGGGATTCTGCTGGGCGCTGTACATCCTGTTTGGCCAAAAGGCTGGCGCGGACAACGGCGTGCAAACCGCCGCACTGGGGGTAATGATCGCGGCCCTCTTCGTCGCGCCTATCGGTATCGTCCACGCAGGGGCCGCATTGCTGACGCCGAGCCTGATTCCAATCGCCATTGGCGTCGCCATCCTGTCCACTGCCCTGCCCTACACTCTGGAGATGATCTCCCTCACACGAATGCCAGCGCGCACCTTCGGCACACTAATGAGCATAGAACCCGCCTTCGGCGCGCTGTCAGGACTCGTGTTCCTCCAGGAGTACTTATCCCTGGCCCAATGGGCGGCCATCGGCTGCATCATCCTGGCGTCAGTCGGCGCAACGCTGACGATGGGTAGCGCCGCGAAGCCCGCCATCGCGGTTGATTGA